A genomic segment from Actinomycetota bacterium encodes:
- a CDS encoding GGDEF domain-containing protein, producing the protein MTDGLTEVFNHRYFYEHLEKEMERAERYNRPLSLIMMDIDYFKDYNDVCGHKRGDDVLKQMAKMLIETTRKFDVVARYGGDEFTIILPETDKTEALNIAERIRRDVEQYAFSFDDSPEKRYLTMSLGIATYPYDAGNVDELVDGADRALYKAKKRGRNRVCLFLNSPMV; encoded by the coding sequence GTGACCGATGGTTTAACCGAGGTCTTCAACCACAGATACTTTTACGAGCATTTGGAGAAAGAGATGGAGAGAGCCGAACGTTATAATCGCCCCCTCTCCCTGATAATGATGGACATCGACTATTTCAAGGACTACAACGATGTCTGTGGTCATAAACGAGGAGACGATGTCCTCAAGCAAATGGCCAAAATGCTCATCGAGACCACGCGAAAATTCGACGTAGTTGCGCGATATGGTGGTGACGAGTTCACCATCATCTTACCCGAAACGGACAAGACCGAAGCCTTGAACATCGCGGAAAGAATAAGAAGAGACGTAGAGCAGTATGCTTTTTCTTTTGATGATTCTCCTGAGAAGAGGTATCTCACTATGAGTTTGGGCATCGCTACTTATCCCTACGATGCTGGGAACGTAGATGAGCTTGTCGATGGAGCAGATAGAGCATTATATAAAGCGAAAAAGCGTGGGCGCAATAGAGTATGCCTTTTTCTTAACTCGCCGATGGTTTAA